The following is a genomic window from Nymphaea colorata isolate Beijing-Zhang1983 chromosome 3, ASM883128v2, whole genome shotgun sequence.
GAATAGTTTATGGGGCACATGATCGGATCGACAAAGATCCACGACGCACGCAGATACGGTGCCGGTTACGGTTGCATATCCGATAATCCTGGGCAGTTATGGTTCGGACCCAGTCTTGACCGCCAATTGCAGATTGCATTCGCCCGGGGGATGTGGATCGAAAAACCAGCCAGGTTCATAGAGAGAAGGATTTGGATCGGGATTATAGCGGGTCTGGATCCGGATGCAACATAAAGTTTATCCATGATCCAGGACCACTAAGGTGGCCTCCACTGGCCGTCCCTGGGCGGGCGATGAGATCACGATGCATTGAAGTAGTAAACTGGATTCGGACTCGGACCCACCTGGATTTGATTTGATTCTCCAGAAAGTCACATGCTCATGtgaatccaaatccatgtaAACCACTGGACACGGAATGCCCGAAATCAACTCTCAGAACCGGATCGCTTCGGGTTCTCTCGAGTTCAGGGTAAAGTATATTTTGCATGCGTTCGAGCTCACgtatgttttttgtgtttttaatgtCATCCGTCCATCTGTGGGAAATATAGGAGCGTGGCTCCGGGTCTCGTGGATGAGCGGTGGAAAAAGTTCCTCATTCGGAGGTCATAGGCTCGCAGAGCGTAGTAGAGCTATGCAGGCTCCAGGCAAAAGCCGGTACGTCTTGCTTAGAAGAAACGGGGATGGCAGGTGTGTAATTCTTGGATTGTCGAAAGTCAAAAGTTAGTCGtggaaaatcagaaaaatgacCGTCCTCAAAAAGCAGAGCGGAGTTTTCGTCAAACCGGAGAGCTTTCGCACCCTGGCATTCCCCaattctcttttcctctccgttccgcttcttcttcctctctctgctTCTCTCCGAGGGGGATGGAAGAGTCGCGTTAGGGCTTtcgattctttttgttttatatatagcGAGGATCAGAAGGGTATGATTTAGAACGCTTTCTTTGATGTTCGTGAAGCTTTCTGGGATTTCTTGTCTGTTCATTCGTTTTCTTGATACTTTATTGTTTTGCTCTCCTTTAGTAAGAGGGTATTATTTGGTATGGCTTTATGTTTGCGACCGAATGATCTCTTCTGATAGGCGTCGAAGCCTTGGTGTTATAATTAGAGGCGTTCGGTTTATCGATGTTTCTTTCTTGCGTGCAGCTTGgtggtgtttgtttatgtttttcttttccgttGAAGATTTTGGGCTTTGATCGAAGTTCTTTTACACATTATAATGACTTCTTTCTCCTTGGATGGTGTTCTGCTCTTGGTTCTAAGAACGGTGAATTTCCCCGTGTTGGTTTGCGGATTGAGTTAgattgtgcttttctttttgcctcAGCTTCCTGCTAATTGAGAATATAAATTCTTGAAGCTCTGTCTTGTGTTATTGGCGATCGGTTTAGTTCATAGAATTAACATCTGATTGCACTGAGAATGCTTAGTTTATTCTTTGGGTGTCTTTTGAAATAGGAATGTTTCTTTGACTTTGCTGTTACCGGACCAATTTGATTTTATAATCTTTTCCACAAATCAGGAGGGTGAGTGGTTAGCATTGAGAATGTGAATTTACATACTCGTTCAGTTTGAACTGGGACCAGAAGTTTCTGATCTTCTATGTTGTATGCGATTTATTAGGTTCGAAACCTTCGCCCTGGAGAAAGTTTTGGTAATTGCTTTAATCCTAGAACTGATCTTATTCTGTCTTATTCGTTTTTATAAACCTATCCCGTCAATAATACTATGGCGAGAGAAACTTTGATTGGCTTAATTTGTCTAATTAGTGTATTTCCAGTTTCATCTTGATGGACCTTGTTGAATGGAAATGACGGATTATTCAATTGACGTAGTTGACATTATTGCTTTAAgaatcttttatgatttttgaCGACTTATCTGAGACATAATGAACTCTGAAAATGCTGGATACCTTTAATAGAAGGTTCTATGTATACTTCTAATAAAAGGTTTTATGTAGTTACTCTGTCTTATATATGTATCTCTGTTTTTCTTCGACCTGATATCTgaatgaaaaaaagattttcTCTTGCAATACTTTGGCCTTATGGGTTGATAATTTTGTGGAAAGGAAAGTTGTTGGATATTACATACTGCTTTAACACCACAACTATCTCAAAGGCAAAGTTATGTGAAATTTTGGTGGAAGGGGGCgaaatatttaatgtttttctaCAATATTGCACATGTAAAGGATGGCACTTATAGGAGTGTCATAGTAGAAGACGGATTTCTAAAAGTCTTTTCAGATTTCTAAAcctctccattttttttgttataatgtTTTAAATAGCATATTTGGGTCCTTGAGGTCTTTCATGTTGTTAACTTTAGGCTATATGAGGCTATATTTTCTATAATTTAAATTGTTGCACTTCGGTCTTATGCTCGACGGTTCTAAAAGAAGCATAACCTGGTCCAAGGGGCGTATGGTTTGTACACTTTGTGGTTGAAATGGTCGTGCCATCACAACTGCGGTGAGACCTGATTTTGGGTTGTACTTCTTCTTGGTTGACGTTCCATTTCTAGTTGTTTATGGTGGCTGTATTTGCTACCTTATTCTTTTATTCCTTTCTACTGTTTGTTAGAGGGCATTTTCTCTAGATTGAGCCTTTGATGTAATCTCTTGATCTTGAATGAAGAACCTAAAGAACCTCTGAGCTATCCTTGTGGATTTTGCTAAGCTATTTTGAGCATGATGGAAGAGGATCTGTATGAATGTTTTGGCATAATTTCCAGTCAAGATAGGCCAGCTGATTGGTTGTTGATATCCTTGTGTCAAACTGCTAGGACAAGATTTTATTGGAGTACCATGACTGAAATCTTGTATCCTGACGGGATCTTGGGGAAGGTTAGGTAAATCTtggaaaaattttcttgcaaaataACAAGGGGATtcattaataaaatttttaaaacacatAAAATAGGTTAAAGATTTATGGTTAAAGTatgcaaaataattttgaaagaatATCTTGCACgaatacttatatatatatatatatatatatatatatatatatatatatatatatatatatatatatatatatatatatatatatatatatatatatatatatatatatatatatatatatatatatatatatatatatatatatatatatatggacttTAAATGCCAGCTGCTGAAATCACAGACATGTGCTCATGTGTCTGAGATGCTAAGTTGAAAACGTTAGAAGGCATTTTGATAAACTGCCAGCTCAAAAGGAGTAGCTTTACCTGAAATTGTAATTtaactttgatttttaaaatatgttatatacTGCGCATGCAGTTTGAGCCTGTTAGTTGCCAGCTGAGCCTTTTAAATATagccttttgttcttttgtgttAAATTTGGCCTATGGTGCTGCTGGTTTTTGTATAAAATATCCTATTGAATTTAGGGCGTGTTTTGGTGACACTTTAGAACCAGGTATTGGAGGCAAAACCCTGATTTTGctacaaaaaccaggtttttggagtgtttAGGTGCCCTCAAAACTAGGTTgaagaaaacccagtttttgacaaaacctggttttgtaaaggGAGTGAAAAACCTAGTCTCCATTGGGGTATTCAAAAACCAGGTTTGGATGTGTCACAagaaaaaccaaccaaaaaagcaaagtttctaaaattcattaaaaagcTTGGTTTGCACAAAACCTAATCTTTAAAAAATTGGGTTAGaggagggtgtcatccaaacgccctCTTACTGATTTTAAGATCTTTGAAAATTGAAGAAACTTGGTGTTCCCAGATTTTGCATGTTGATGCATAAGTTACCTTGCTAAATGTAGGTCAAGTTCTTTTCTATGTTTTCCAGGTAGAAAAAGAGAGTTTGCTTGTACAGAGAAAAATCTCATATTAAATAGGTACATGCATTGAAGGACTGTTATCCTACTAGTATTTTCAGAGTGCCTTGATGTAACTCGGTTTGGCAACCAATTAAGTGTTTCTTCATATTTGCATGCCTATGGCAGGTTACAGTGGAGAAAGGTCTAGGGGGGTGTTCCCTAAGAATGGTTATGGTTTGTGGGGCTACTCTGTTGAGTGAAAAGTTTCGTAGTCCTGCATCCATCTTTATGATCTTTTGATAATAACTTGTAATACTAGTAGGAAACCCTGCTTCCTATGAAAAGATTCCTGCATTTTGAGGACAAACTTTACTTTCAGGCAATGTGTTATGCTGAAAGCCTGACGTAGTGCAGAAGGTGTTTCCTGCTGTTGTTTGTTTGCTTTAAGTAAATCTGCATGATATAGACTACACCAGTCTTATTTCCTTCCATTTCAAAGTCTTTTAGTGTTAAGGTCAATACATTTgataatttattcatttttgcagAATTTTGATATGATCTTGTTGAGCTGTTTTAGAATACATATTTGGAGCAGGTGACAGTTGTTTCTTTTCATGATTGTGCTTGTCTATGTGATACAGTACTGCCATGGCTCCAAGCACTTTTCAGGAACTGGAGCTGCTGAACTGCTCCTTGAATTTAGAAGAAGTTATGCTAGATAGGAGTTGGGAGGATGTGCTGTGTCCCATATGTTTAGACTTTCCCCACAATGGAGTTCTTCTTTGTTGCTCCTCTTACAAAAAGGGTTGTCGGCCTTTTATATGCGACACGGACTGTGCACATTCAAACTGTCTTGATAGATTCAAGAGTGCATATGGGATGTCTGAAGAAACAAGGGATTTAGAGGCTTTAGGTGGTAGCTCTAGTGATAGTTCGCAGTCAACAACTCCAAGATCTTATGACTTGCCCTTGTGCCCATTATGCAGAGGTGAAGTTATGGGATGGATTATTATCAATGAGGTGCGTACACATTTGGATGCCAAAGAACGTTTTTGCGCAGAGGAGAACTGTAAGTTTTGTGGAAACTATGCAGAACTACGAAAGCACATGGTTTCTTGTCATCCTCTTGCTCGTCCATCAGAAGTGGATCCTGCACGAAAGTTAGAGTGGGAGAACTTTCAAAGATCATCCGAGCTAATAGATGTTCTCAATACAATTCATTTGGAAGTTCCTAATGGGGTTGTACTTGGTGATTATGTGATTGAGTATGCAGAAAATGAGACTGCTGATGATTATGATGATTATCATGGATATGAAGGCAATCGGTGGACATCTTGCTTTGTCCATCAAGTGTTTGATCCGATATTCAATTTCAGGGGAAGGAATAGACGAAGGTCAGGATCAAGGGGAACGAGGTCACATGGTCAACAATGGGAAGATGCTTCAGGTCCACCTGAAGATGCTACTGGTTCTGTTGGATATAGTTTTAGGGTTAGCGATGAATTTGTACAAAGAGATGCTTCTGCAAGGAGTCACAGAAGGTCACTGTCTTAATCTCATTCTTCTATGTatccttttgtttttgcatttgcGATGTTCTCAATTCCAAGCAGTGGAGGGCCAAAATcctgctttttttctttcttaatgaaTGATAGGAAACTTAGCACTCAATGTGTAATCTGGTAAATTAAAGTATACCAGAATCAAGTGTATATATTCAAGGTTCACTAGCTTTCCTAATACAAACTCAAGTCAGCGTTTCAGGTTACCCCTCCTGTGCTTTGGCCAAGCTGAGCCAAACTATTTAAACATGAGTTGAGCCCGTTCTGGCTTGCTTGGGTAGAACAATTATTTTTGCAAACGGGTGCCAGAAAAAAGTTAGTttgctttcttttaatttttgtctttCTAGGATAAGGATGCATAAAGGCTCTATTATCTCTTTTGCATTTAGATCACACATGGCAATAATTTGTGAAATTCTGGTGATCTTCTTAATAACGTAGTTGTCTTTTCTATGTGAGCAAAGTGGAACGGAATAAACCTCCTTTAAGCTTCACCCCTATAGTATAATGATCTCATTGTCGGCTGCACATGGTGCTACTTTTCTGCGTTTAGATGAGCTCTGTGAACTGAGTCTAACTATTTGGAGGTGTATCTGTTTGTTGAATTTGATTCTCCTATGAACGTGTTTACATGTTGCATGCACTCCTAGAGTTATATTCCTAGGCCCCGTATTTTTTCTGCCAAACCACACAGGATCTGGCCAATCTGGGTCCTTTGGATTAATATTTTCGTGTTGATTCTTGTGTCTGGTGGATTCAAGTACTGATGTCTTTACCTGCCAAAATATGTGCGACTCTTCTGGGAGCATATGTTGGAAAGTTCATTAAGCATGTCCTGTTTCTTCCAATGTCAAAAGTGAGAGGAGCTATTTTTTATGACAATGCTCATCACATACCATCTATTAGCTCCAGAATTTCTTTATCCATGCATCATCTTCTGCAGCAGTAATTTGAAAAAGCTCCTTGTGGCATAAGGAAACGCTTATAATGCCTGGCTGCTGGTGTCTGTAATTGTCTTCTATTAaacatcttaattttttctgcTCACTGTTTTTGGGATAAGCACATTATATTCGATGCTTTTCCTTTAGAGAAATATACAGAGGACCAAATGGTCTTTCTGGCTGGCAACTTTGCTGAAGATATCTCTTGTTTGCAAGCCAAAAGAAGGGTACTTCTCTTTAAACGTGAAGCATGTGCAGGTAGACTTGCTCAGGAATCCATAAATTTGTGATATGTCAAGGTTCTATATTAGTGTGAATTTCACCCACACACAGAATTTGCTTGCGTCATTTATTTTCTGGCTTGGTTATCAGCTTTGTTGTAAAACTTGTTGTAAAACATGGAAGTAGATTTCTTGCTTCAACTGTATGACCTGCCTTCTACTACTATCTTTATCTGTATTATACCTGAAGTGTTTGCTATTGTTGACAGGTCGAGGAGGAGACATCGTTCTCGGGTTCAAGACAACTAGTCCCTTCTGGGCACATTAATTGTGGTTTCTACATCTCTGTACATGATCTCCATATGGCTGTAAATTTCACAGATGTTTagttttcttgaaatttcttttgcaaTTGCATTGTTGCTCCGTGCAGCCATGAAATTTGTTATCTGACTGGCACATTGTTTGGTAGTTGGACAAGCTTACTTATTGCATCACTCTAATAATGCCTGAAATTATCAAGCTGAACTGGTTGATCATGGACAGGATTTGCCTAGTTTGCTAGTCGTAACAGCAGTTTCGTTGGTACTCTTCGTTTAGATTTAACTTTGTAAACAAAAGGTAGGACAGGCCTGTAACGGTTGAGTATGCATTTAATGTTATGAATAAATGGTTTCTGAATCATGGTTATTCATGATCTTTGTAGCAACTTTATTTCTGAATCTAATCTGAAAGCCAAATGGTTCAGAAATTCGGTAAATCGAATTGACATTGGAATCCTTTGTGAATcgaatttgatgaaaaatgtgttttaaaattttaaaaatttaaatgaacatgaaaattatcaaaagaagagaaagactAAAAATAGTATAAAAGCATAagtggttaagaaaaaaaatatagaatataAACTCAACATCAATATTTGGTTTATACTGTGCCAAACTTGCATAGGAATTAGGGGTGAACGCTAGCTGGAAGGCTGGGATGAACTACCTAACTTATAACCGAACTGAGCTTCAGCCAAATAAGTTTGGAATAGCTTAGtttattttgcaaaagaaaacaaaaaagcacaACTGGAGCATTTGAAAAAGATGTCCCTTGAAAGAAATTGTGGGTCTTGCTCTTCCAGTAAAACTCCTTCTCTCAAAGCATGCACGGCTGTAATGGTTTGCCTGCTTTATACTGTCAAACCTGTACTTATGATGAAAAACTGAAGCAATGGAACCACGGGTTTAACATCAGGCGATTTGCGTTGAGGGGTCTGATTCTCAGCTGATTTCAGCAACTAGTGCGAAATTGGATTGATTTTCTATTAAGCCTTGAACAGGTTTTTGAATTGAACAGGATTTTGACAGCACAGGTTGGCAGTATAATTTGTGTATAAGATTGATTATGTTCTTCACTCCCTATAATCTCAGAAATGCTCTGACTTGTTTGCTTTAGCTATTAAGcacaaaattctgaaattcttgtCTCCTTAAGTTCAGTTTTCAATGCACTTTCTACTGCAATCTTGTGACAAAGAAACTCGACTAACCTAACGAACACCCAGTACTTATCTATGGGGACAAGCTTTAACATGTTGTTGATCTGCTTTGAGCTCTCACCGTGTTCGGTGCCATTCCAGGAAGGCACATGTTTTTGGCTTTCCTTCAAGTAATGTGATAAAAGTGCTACCTGGTCTTGTTAGTTCACTTTATAATGCAATGGCGATATCATCAAACATCCTCCCAGTATTTGGAACAAAATTATAATGTGGAAGGGCGCATGAGCGGTCGGTTGCGAAGGATTCATCCATTGTCTAGAACTGGCGGTTGTTCGCCCATAGATGGAAAAGGTGTTTGAAGGTTTAGTGTACAAAAGCGAGACAATAAGATGGATCCCTCCTTCTCTAGAAAGAAAAACTGACCGTGTATTTCCATTCTTataggggaaaaggaaaaaaggtgCTTGGAGTCGTCAACGTATGAGATAATGGTATTAGGCACAGTCCCATTTTAAATTTTGCCCATGACTTAGATCCACAAACACGTGATAACTGCATAAAGAAAACTTCCTCTTGAGGGATACGGCTCATATACTTATGAAAAAAGCTTGCTGTGTACTGATTGCCTTCATCTCCATGATAATCATCATAATCATCAGCAGTCCCATTTTCTGCATACTCAGTCACATAATCCCCAATAACAACCTTATCAAGAACTTGCAAATGGATTGTATTGTGAACATCTATTGGCTCAGATGATCTTTGAAAGTTCTCCACTCTAGCTTTCGTGCAGGATTCGCTTCTTATGGAGCAAGAGGACGACAAGGAATCATGTGCTTTCATAGTTCTCCATAGTTGCCAGAAAGCCTACAGTTCTTCTCTGCACAAAAAGGTTTTTTGGTGTCCAAATGGGTACGCACTTATAATGATTCAGCCCATAATTTCACCTCTACATAATGGGCACAAGGGAAGCAGTATGTTCTTGGGAACTGTCACTAGAGCTACCACTTGGAGCATCTATAGCATCAGACATCCTATAAGCACTCTTGAATCTGTCAAGACAGTTTGAATTGGGCAGTTTGAGTTGCATATAAAAGGCCAACAACTGTTTTTATAAGAGGAGCAGCAAGAAGAACTCCATTGTCTCTTGAGACATCTAACAAACTTGGAAAGAAGAACTCCATTGTGGGGAAGCTACTAATTTCGCACCATTAATGAGACAACAAAGCTGCATTATGGCTTGAAGATAGCAGCTATGTGGAAGCTGATGGAATAGGCGCAATCTGTGGTAAGGTTAAAGTAAGGCATGGAACAATTGGTCTATGATGTTTATTACATTCAGAATTGGCTCGTGATTTGCTTGTTGTTTGATCAGCATGCCTTTGACAACGTTATATGTGAAATCAGAATGAAATAAAATGGGTGTCTGCTTGCTAAATCTAATACGATGCAAAATAGAATGTTTCATCTTACTTTTTCACTTATCAGATGATTGTGCACTAGTTCTCAATGTTgatgaatttaaattttagcaTCATCATTAGGGTAATCAGCACTTTAATGGTCTAAAGTTATTAATTAGACGATAAATGGTATTGAGTTTATCGCTTGTTGaatttgaaaacaatatttgtaaggCATATAGTTGTGGGAAACAATATAAATTATTATTCCTTGGGAAAAACATAAAGAACAATCAATAAAGCCCCTTAAGCTGGTTGATACTGACATTTATCGTCTCGTGAGATCCATGTCAATACATTCTCTTACATTTTCGATGCGACTTCACAAATATGAGTTGAGTTTATTTTATTGCTTGCAAGTCTAATCAAGGTGACTAACAATTTTAAAGTGTTTCAAACTCTCCATAGTGACCGAGGAGGATAATTCTTCTCTGATGAATATGACACTTTGTacaagaaaaatgttgtttGCGTGCAATTAATGGTAGACAATCGTAAAACAAAAACGAGTAATATAAATAGAGAACAACAAAGTTGTTGAAACGTCATGAAGTATGTTAGTGAAAGCCAAtatccaaatgatatttgtcattCTCCTCAaagtaatataaatatatatttgtcatatatatttctgatttattaattaatttgaGTGAGAATtataaaattgataaaaatgttgaaagtgtATATTTGTTAGATATTATAATGTCATAGGTTACATAACCCTCCTACGGGAAAGCTTATTGTTTGGTGATATGTTGTTTATGGTAAAAATAGTTTTCGAAAGTGTGACGAACACATTGATGATAAATATTCCATCGTTGAAAAAATGATGCGAATGAGGAAGAAGagtttgaagaaattgatttgctTTAGTTTTCACTGAAATGGAAAGACCTTCGGAGGTGGATTGTTAATCTTCCAATCTCccgaaaaaaatatttcataaaatcAATTGCAAGTAGGTGGGGCGACGGGCCTCCCATATGTGAACCTGTAACGGACCTACATATGGGTTTTGCCAACTCCTTTGGCATTTGGATCTGAAAACAAGGACCGAATTCGGATCTGAACCATGTCGGAACTATATCCGACCCGTTCACGTGTAACCTATTTGGCGGGAAAGGCCACCGTATTCATATAAAAGGGGACGTACAGCAATCAACCCAGTCCCAGGGTTTAGGGCTTGGTTTCTATTGCGCGGGAAAGAGAAAAGCGGTGACACGAGAAAAGCAGCGACAGAGGAGGGAGAAAAATCCTTCTGCGTTTCGTTCGATCGTGGGGGTTCCGTTTTCTGTAGGAGCGATGTACTCGAGCCAGTATGACGGCAACGCCCTCTTCTCCGGCGGTGGATTCATGCCGTCCCAGTCGACGGCGACGATCACCGATTCCGGTTTGTCCACCTTCAAGGTAGATCGTGGAATCTTGGCGCCTAAAACTCGTCCAGTTCTTCTTGATTCTTCTTTCGGAAATTGATGTGTCTTGCTTCTTGCACATCCCAGAAGCGAGGAAACGGCGGAGTCATTCCGTTGACCGTGAAACAGATAAGCCAGGCCGTGCAGAACCTGTCCGATGATAATTCAAATATTGTGGTGGACGGGTGCGAGGTTAATAATGTAAGTTATTTTCCCGCCGAACGCTTGACTTCCCTTCCTTTTTGCTTGTTCTTTTAACCCTAGTTTCTGTGCGATGTTTCTTCTGATTTTCATCCTCTTTCGGTAAGATCGTCCTCGTCGATTCACTTTTCTTGGGGCATCTgctttagttgttttttttcctgtttcgtTTGCTagcatgcttttcttttttcatttatcaGTTTCTAATTCGAATTACCATGTGCTCTGATATTCGGGAAGAACATAGTTtattatgaaagaaaaacaccTTTTCATGACTCTAAATATCTGAAGAAtgcagtttcttttttaatattttctttattataCTAATTGTTGGATACCGTCGCAGATCTATAGTATGTTGACATGTTGATAGTACCTTTACATTTTTTGCTGAGTTATTGGTTTGAAGCTTTTACGCATTCTGTTGTTCTCGATGAAACCCTATCCGGTTGGcgctttaaaatttctttttggaATTGGTCAAGAGATGTAGTTTTGAAGTTAATCTATTTCCGGTTTGTGGTTCATATGCTTCTAAACATGTTTGTGATAGCTAACTATGATTTGATCTGGCTCATAAATCAACGTTAATCAACTAAATTTTGGTAAAATAACTAGCCACAGTCACCATTCATCGTAGGCAATCAAGGGTCTGTTCATATCGCTAGAAGCTAGTCAGATGTTGAGCTATATTTTTCATTGCTttgaattatgaatttttaacaCCAGGGTTGGGCAGTCTATGAACGACAATCAAATGTTACCAGTTGCTCCGACTTTTCTCTCTGAATTTACTTTTACTGCACTAGGTTGGGTGGCGGAAGGTTCATTTGTCTTGAAGTTTTATGACATATTCTTTCTGGTTCTCATCTATTTGTTGCATTACTTATTAAATTACATTGCTTGGAAGGTGACATTGGTTGGAATGGTGTTGAACAAACTTGAAAAGGTTACTGATGTTCAATTTGTCCTAGATGATGGGACTGGAAGAATAGATGTTACCCGATGGTAGGTTATTCAAATGTTTGCCAGTATGTTAGTCCTGTATTTACCTTCTGATTTGAAACATTGAGCCTTCAACActtttttttagtaaatttgCTGATCCTCGATCATATTTCTCAGGGTAAATGATGCATGGGAATCAAATGAAATGGCTTTGGTTGAGTAAGCTTCTTCCTTGGCTATCTGATTTAACTAGTGTCTTCATAATCCACATAAAGCAGCATGAAGTGCTGTCTGTCATAAGTTGAATTCTAGCAGTCTTGGTCTCTTTCTGCGCTTCGGGGATACTTtgtaaaatttctctttctctatcatGTGCAAATTTCGGGAGCCATTTTCTAGTTCGACACATTGTCTCCCAATATTATTTATAAGGGCTGCTTCTCTTAAGGCAATATTTCCTATGCAGGAATGGCTGTTATGTTCGTGTTCATGGGCATTTGAAGACGTTCCAAGGAAAAAGGCTTATCAACTCTTTCTGTGTAAggtatgcaaaaaaaaaaaaaaaaactatgtaaattttctttaaatagCATGCTTCTCTAAGCCTTGATTGTGTGCATTGATTATTTTGTCCACTTCATTTATGTAATCTTGTTGCTCAATGGAGGTAAGCGAATTTCTGGAAACTGCAACTTGTGGCAAATGGCCGCCAATCTTCTAGCTGTTTTTGTCAAAACTCTGGAATATCAAATAAACTAAAACCTGGTATATGCTTTGAAGTGTTAGTGTTAGTGACTTTGCTGTAAAGTATCTTGGCCGTGGTTtgcatttcctcattcatgctTTGGAGTTTGGATTTTATCTATTAAAAGTAATGTCACTGTGGCTTGGCCAGGCTCAGAACCTAAAAAGCTTATTTATATTCATCTGGAATAGCTTTAG
Proteins encoded in this region:
- the LOC116250234 gene encoding uncharacterized protein LOC116250234 isoform X1 codes for the protein MAPSTFQELELLNCSLNLEEVMLDRSWEDVLCPICLDFPHNGVLLCCSSYKKGCRPFICDTDCAHSNCLDRFKSAYGMSEETRDLEALGGSSSDSSQSTTPRSYDLPLCPLCRGEVMGWIIINEVRTHLDAKERFCAEENCKFCGNYAELRKHMVSCHPLARPSEVDPARKLEWENFQRSSELIDVLNTIHLEVPNGVVLGDYVIEYAENETADDYDDYHGYEGNRWTSCFVHQVFDPIFNFRGRNRRRSGSRGTRSHGQQWEDASGPPEDATGSVGYSFRVSDEFVQRDASARSHRRSRRRHRSRVQDN
- the LOC116250234 gene encoding uncharacterized protein LOC116250234 isoform X2; the encoded protein is MGWIIINEVRTHLDAKERFCAEENCKFCGNYAELRKHMVSCHPLARPSEVDPARKLEWENFQRSSELIDVLNTIHLEVPNGVVLGDYVIEYAENETADDYDDYHGYEGNRWTSCFVHQVFDPIFNFRGRNRRRSGSRGTRSHGQQWEDASGPPEDATGSVGYSFRVSDEFVQRDASARSHRRSRRRHRSRVQDN
- the LOC116251030 gene encoding replication protein A 32 kDa subunit A produces the protein MYSSQYDGNALFSGGGFMPSQSTATITDSGLSTFKKRGNGGVIPLTVKQISQAVQNLSDDNSNIVVDGCEVNNVTLVGMVLNKLEKVTDVQFVLDDGTGRIDVTRWVNDAWESNEMALVENGCYVRVHGHLKTFQGKRLINSFCVRPITDFDELTCHYVDCIAVHVDNVKRQSGGAQMQPSSTPSVFQNGSMGHQPVANQYSSRASTIGSGSEQDINTRVQKIFEEPASLAIEQGLHVDEVVRRLGLPKKRVLEAIDFLASEGFIYSTIDDDHYKSTTNG